The Campylobacter sp. RM10537 genome has a segment encoding these proteins:
- a CDS encoding HyaD/HybD family hydrogenase maturation endopeptidase: MNFLVLGIGNIMFADEGIGVHVCNFMKKNYKFTHPIHTIKFIDGGTLALQLSYIIASYDRVILIDCIDADNANIGDVFFFPYEAMPKNLNWSGSAHEVEMLQTLQYMELAGDLPQIQILACIPKRIKPMSFQLSSEIVKSSKIMEKTLLDYLKKEGFEYKKIGNYSLQELADNAYKG; the protein is encoded by the coding sequence TTGAATTTCCTTGTGCTTGGCATAGGGAATATTATGTTTGCGGATGAAGGCATAGGGGTTCATGTTTGTAATTTTATGAAAAAAAATTACAAATTTACTCATCCTATTCATACTATAAAATTTATAGATGGTGGAACTTTAGCTTTGCAGTTAAGTTATATCATTGCAAGTTATGATAGAGTAATTTTAATAGACTGTATTGATGCTGATAATGCAAACATAGGAGATGTATTTTTCTTTCCCTATGAAGCAATGCCAAAAAATCTTAATTGGAGCGGAAGCGCCCATGAAGTTGAAATGCTTCAAACTCTTCAATATATGGAATTAGCAGGTGATTTGCCCCAAATTCAAATTTTAGCTTGTATCCCTAAACGTATCAAGCCAATGAGCTTTCAACTTTCTAGTGAAATTGTAAAATCAAGTAAAATTATGGAAAAAACTTTACTTGATTATTTAAAAAAAGAAGGCTTTGAATATAAAAAAATTGGGAATTATTCTTTACAAGAATTAGCAGATAATGCTTATAAAGGTTAA
- the cybH gene encoding Ni/Fe-hydrogenase, b-type cytochrome subunit codes for MSNKEEKLQRKAEYEFSIGLRLTHWIRAIAIVILIGTGYYISYVFQSPMSSFEPVNFMQAKYRLVHQAIGFVLIACIIFKFYLFFCDKISHKERVSILDLFSVKLWIRQIKFYIFLGKHPHLRGVYNPLQFVTYFLFYLVMLGIILTGLILYTHTYHEGLGGILYDLLKPIEAKLGGLAEVRIYHRILMWVVMIFIPIHVYMAIFNAVKGKNGAMDAIFSGYKYIKEERN; via the coding sequence ATGAGTAATAAAGAGGAAAAATTACAAAGAAAAGCTGAATATGAATTTAGTATCGGTTTACGTTTAACACATTGGATTCGAGCGATTGCTATAGTAATTTTAATAGGAACTGGATACTATATTTCTTATGTATTTCAAAGCCCTATGAGCAGTTTTGAGCCTGTAAATTTTATGCAGGCTAAATATCGTTTAGTTCATCAAGCTATAGGATTTGTTTTAATTGCTTGTATTATTTTTAAATTTTATCTTTTTTTCTGTGATAAAATCAGCCATAAAGAACGTGTTTCTATTTTAGATCTTTTTAGTGTTAAACTTTGGATTCGTCAAATTAAATTTTATATTTTTTTAGGTAAGCACCCGCATTTAAGAGGTGTTTATAATCCTTTACAATTTGTGACTTATTTTTTATTTTATCTTGTAATGTTGGGTATTATTTTAACAGGACTTATTCTTTATACTCATACTTATCATGAAGGTTTAGGTGGGATATTATATGATCTTTTAAAGCCAATTGAAGCAAAATTAGGCGGATTGGCAGAAGTTAGAATTTATCATAGAATTTTAATGTGGGTAGTGATGATTTTTATTCCTATTCATGTTTATATGGCAATTTTTAACGCTGTTAAAGGTAAAAATGGTGCCATGGATGCGATTTTTAGTGGTTATAAATATATTAAAGAGGAGAGAAATTGA